TCAATATGCGTCGCCAGACGTCGCGCCGAGCTGTGTGGATCCTGTGGGGCTATGCGGTTAGCCAACTCCTTATCCTGGGCGCCAAGCTGCTCTCCCGCGGAGACAGATTCCCGATCTACTGGATCAGCTACTTGCTGCCACTGCTTGTGTGCGGATTGCGTTACTTTCAGATCTTCAACGCCACTCAGCTCGTGCGCCAGCGCCTGGATGTGCTCCTAGTGGCCTTGCAGCAGCTTCAGCTGCACCAGAAAGGGCCCGCAGTGGATACTGTGCTTGAGGAGCAGGAGGATCTGGAAGAAGCAGCAATGGATAGACTGATCGCTGTCAGACTCGTCTACCAACGGGTGTGGGCCCTAGTGGCCTTGCTAAACCGCTGCTACGGGCTCTCCATGTTGATGCAGGTGGGCAACGACTTCCTGGCTATCACCTCCAACTGCTACTGGATGTTCCTCAACTTCCGCCAGTCGGCGGCCTCGCCCTTCGACATCCTGCAAATCGTGGCCAGTGGCGTATGGTCTGCCCCCCACTTGGGTAACGTGCTCGTCCTCTCACTGCTTTGCGACCGAACGGCCCAGTGCGTGAGTAAAATGGAGTAATTGTCCCGCCGACATGAATCTATTAAAGATGGTTTATTTGCTTTCCAGGCGTCTCGTCTTGCCCTGTGCCTGCACCAGGTAAGCGTGGATTTAAGGAATGAGAGCCACAATGCTCTGGTAGGTACCCTTGTGCGCTATTGTGCGCCATTGATAATCCTCGTCCCGCTCCAGATAACCCAGTTCTCGCTGCAGCTACTCCACCAGCGGCTCCACTTCAGCGCCGCTGGCTTCTTCAACGTGGACTGCACCCTTCTCTATACGGTGAGTGGGAATTTCGAATAGAATCCGGATAACAGTTCGCACATTCCAGATCGTGGGAGCCACTACCACGTACTTGATAATCCTGATTCAGTTTCACATGAGCGAATCCACCATCGGCAGTGATTCCAACGGACAGTAGCAACCGAACAGCAGGAGTGACCTGTTTCCCCTTGTTGgcacaaatattaaataatggCTTTAACGTTTTATTGGTCCATAAttagaaatttattaaataaatttattaaatttataaattaattaaaataattagaaAAATAATTAGAAAAATCGGCGGAtttttttgccacattttCCTGTCCTAGgcaccaggcgaacagaaacCGTAGCCAGTCCCAGCTGGCTGATCGAAATAAGCTGAAACAGCTAAAGCTTTTTCATGATGGCTACGTTTTACCGTTATCCTTTTGACCAATAGGATGCCAGTTGATGGAGTGAAACCGTTAGTTGAGCTTagaagtaaacaaaaacatctGTTGTCTTTCATTATGGTCTTCTCCCTACTGAAATTTCCGTTCGCCTGGTGCCCAGCTTTGTTAAAACATCATTCGGCGGCTCAAATATTCCGCAATGCACCCTAAAATTTTCTTGATTAGGCACCAGGCAAGCAGAAACCGTAGCCAGTCCCAGCTGGCTGATCGAAATAAGCTGAAGCAGCTAAAGCTTTTTCATGATGGCTACGTTTTACCGTTATCCTTTTGACCAATAGGATGCCAGTTGATGGAGTGAAACCGTTAATTGAGCTTagaagtaaacaaaaacatctGTTGTCTTTCATTATGGTCTTCTCCCTACTGAAATTTCCGTTCGCCTGGTGCCCAACTTTGTTAAAACATCATTCGGCGGCTCAAATATTCCG
The DNA window shown above is from Drosophila melanogaster chromosome X and carries:
- the Gr2a gene encoding gustatory receptor 2a, isoform B gives rise to the protein MDTLRALEPLHRACQVCNLWPWRLAPPPDSEGILLRRSRWLELYGWTVLIAATSFTVYGLFQESSVEEKQDSESTISSIGHTVDFIQLVGMRVAHLAALLEALWQRQAQRGFFAELGEIDRLLSKALRVDVEAMRINMRRQTSRRAVWILWGYAVSQLLILGAKLLSRGDRFPIYWISYLLPLLVCGLRYFQIFNATQLVRQRLDVLLVALQQLQLHQKGPAVDTVLEEQEDLEEAAMDRLIAVRLVYQRVWALVALLNRCYGLSMLMQVGNDFLAITSNCYWMFLNFRQSAASPFDILQIVASGVWSAPHLGNVLVLSLLCDRTAQCASRLALCLHQVSVDLRNESHNALITQFSLQLLHQRLHFSAAGFFNVDCTLLYTIVGATTTYLIILIQFHMSESTIGSDSNGQ
- the Gr2a gene encoding gustatory receptor 2a, isoform C, which gives rise to MDTLRALEPLHRACQVCNLWPWRLAPPPDSEGILLRRSRWLELYGWTVLIAATSFTVYGLFQESSVEEKQDSESTISSIGHTVDFIQLVGMRVAHLAALLEALWQRQAQRGFFAELGEIDRLLSKALRVDVEAMRINMRRQTSRRAVWILWGYAVSQLLILGAKLLSRGDRFPIYWISYLLPLLVCGLRYFQIFNATQLVRQRLDVLLVALQQLQLHQKGPAVDTVLEEQEDLEEAAMDRLIAVRLVYQRVWALVALLNRCYGLSMLMQVGNDFLAITSNCYWMFLNFRQSAASPFDILQIVASGVWSAPHLGNVLVLSLLCDRTAQCASRLALCLHQVSVDLRNESHNALVGTLVRYCAPLIILVPLQITQFSLQLLHQRLHFSAAGFFNVDCTLLYTIVGATTTYLIILIQFHMSESTIGSDSNGQ